In a single window of the Aminomonas paucivorans DSM 12260 genome:
- a CDS encoding FecCD family ABC transporter permease gives MSLSARLASLGSLLVALFFGSFLLGRYPVPPQDVVSLLLESLGGSSAAVDDTRRTVVVHVRLPRILGAILVGGALSVSGAAYQNLFKNPLVSPGILGVSAGASFGAAMGMLASLGWSGIQAAAFALGLFAVGCAFLIGRLVGRDSLVVLVLGGMVVSALFQAFLSLIKFVADPINTLPAITFWLMGGLSRVSLEDIRASLLPVLLPLGAFWVLRWPLHALSTGEEEAATLGVPVKTLRFAVILGSTLLTAVSVSISGIIGWVGLLVPHMARALVGPSFPALLPASFLLGGAFLLLVDNLCRTLFAAEIPLGILTSLVGAPFFLVLLTRARKEWGKC, from the coding sequence TTGTCCCTGAGCGCTCGTCTGGCGTCCCTGGGTTCCCTTCTGGTGGCGCTGTTTTTCGGTTCCTTTCTTCTGGGGCGCTACCCCGTACCTCCCCAGGACGTGGTCTCCCTGCTCCTGGAGTCCCTGGGGGGATCCTCCGCCGCCGTGGACGACACGAGGCGCACCGTGGTGGTGCACGTGCGTCTGCCCCGCATCCTGGGGGCCATCCTGGTGGGCGGCGCCCTTTCCGTCTCCGGGGCGGCCTACCAGAATCTCTTCAAGAACCCCCTGGTCTCCCCGGGCATCCTGGGGGTCTCCGCCGGAGCCAGCTTCGGGGCCGCCATGGGGATGCTTGCCTCCCTCGGCTGGTCGGGCATCCAGGCCGCCGCCTTCGCCCTGGGGCTGTTCGCCGTGGGCTGCGCCTTCCTCATCGGCCGCCTGGTGGGTCGGGATTCCCTGGTGGTGCTGGTCCTGGGGGGGATGGTGGTCTCCGCCCTCTTCCAGGCCTTTCTCTCCCTGATCAAGTTCGTGGCGGACCCGATCAACACTCTGCCGGCCATCACCTTCTGGCTCATGGGGGGGCTCTCCCGGGTCAGCCTGGAGGACATCCGGGCCTCCCTGCTCCCGGTGCTCCTCCCCCTGGGAGCCTTCTGGGTCCTCCGGTGGCCCCTCCACGCCCTCTCCACGGGGGAGGAGGAGGCCGCCACCCTGGGGGTGCCCGTGAAGACCCTGCGCTTCGCCGTCATCCTGGGATCCACCCTGCTCACGGCGGTTTCGGTAAGCATCAGCGGCATCATCGGGTGGGTGGGCCTCCTGGTGCCCCACATGGCCCGCGCCCTGGTGGGCCCCTCCTTTCCCGCCCTGCTTCCCGCGTCGTTCCTCCTGGGGGGAGCCTTTCTCCTCCTGGTGGACAACCTCTGTCGCACCCTCTTCGCCGCGGAGATCCCCCTGGGCATCCTCACCTCCCTGGTGGGGGCCCCCTTCTTCCTGGTCCTCCTGACCCGCGCCCGAAAGGAGTGGGGGAAATGCTGA
- a CDS encoding radical SAM protein, which translates to MSNLVERVSTALIQEALRYVEKDPMENMPRLVALAERLVIDPQHRFYLRVFREYLQNPSNNWYRFTEKLFTELSPAAKKAFLVNYLLHSGILGIPKRERLQAELGRHIPWALLLDPTTACNLRCLGCWAAEYAKTDSLSLDLLDRIIREGKELGIFMFLYSGGEPLMRKEDLLTLARRHDDCAFLAFTNATLVDAPFAAELGRLGNLALAISVEGDEETTDARRGAGTYRKALAAMDLLRDEGVVFGFSTCTHRDNAERVASDAFVDSMVRKGCRFGWFFTYIPIGRCAAPELLTTPEQRERMFHRIRAMRREKPIFLMDFWNDGDYVGGCIAGGRKYLHINARGDVEPCAFIHYADANIRDCSLLEALDSPLMREYRKGQPFHPNLLRPCPLLDNPEKLREMIRHSGARSTQPLDEESAETLTAKVEGAAARWAPVADRLWEELRRGTDPGEDAGTG; encoded by the coding sequence TTGAGCAACCTCGTGGAACGGGTGAGCACCGCGCTCATCCAGGAAGCCCTTCGGTACGTGGAGAAGGACCCCATGGAGAACATGCCCCGCCTGGTGGCCCTGGCGGAGCGGCTCGTCATCGACCCGCAGCATCGCTTCTACCTGAGGGTCTTCCGGGAATACCTCCAGAACCCCTCCAACAACTGGTACCGCTTCACCGAAAAGCTCTTCACGGAGCTGTCCCCCGCCGCCAAGAAGGCCTTCCTGGTCAACTACCTCCTCCACTCGGGCATCCTGGGCATCCCCAAGAGGGAACGGCTCCAGGCGGAACTGGGGCGCCACATCCCCTGGGCCCTCCTCCTGGACCCCACCACGGCGTGCAACCTGCGCTGCCTCGGGTGTTGGGCGGCGGAGTACGCCAAGACCGATTCCCTGAGCCTGGACCTGCTGGACCGGATCATCCGGGAGGGCAAGGAGCTGGGGATCTTCATGTTCCTCTACTCCGGGGGGGAACCCCTGATGCGGAAGGAGGACCTCCTGACCCTGGCGAGGCGACACGATGACTGCGCCTTCCTGGCCTTCACCAACGCCACCCTGGTGGACGCCCCCTTCGCGGCGGAGCTGGGAAGGCTGGGGAACCTGGCCCTGGCCATCAGCGTGGAGGGAGACGAGGAAACCACGGACGCCCGCCGGGGAGCCGGAACCTACCGAAAGGCCCTGGCGGCCATGGACCTCCTTCGAGACGAAGGGGTCGTCTTCGGGTTCTCCACCTGCACCCACCGGGACAACGCGGAGCGGGTGGCCTCCGACGCCTTCGTGGACTCCATGGTCCGCAAGGGGTGCCGGTTCGGCTGGTTTTTCACCTATATCCCCATCGGGCGCTGCGCCGCGCCGGAGCTTCTGACCACCCCCGAACAGCGGGAACGCATGTTCCACCGGATCCGGGCCATGAGGCGGGAAAAGCCCATCTTCCTGATGGACTTCTGGAACGACGGGGACTACGTGGGCGGCTGCATCGCCGGGGGAAGGAAATACCTGCACATCAACGCCCGGGGGGACGTGGAGCCCTGCGCCTTCATCCACTACGCCGACGCCAACATCCGGGATTGCAGCCTTCTGGAGGCCCTGGACTCCCCCCTGATGCGGGAATACCGGAAGGGGCAACCCTTCCACCCCAACCTCCTCCGTCCCTGCCCCCTCCTGGACAACCCGGAAAAGCTGCGGGAGATGATACGCCACTCCGGCGCCCGTTCCACCCAGCCCCTGGACGAGGAATCCGCGGAGACCCTGACCGCCAAGGTGGAGGGAGCGGCGGCCCGATGGGCCCCCGTGGCGGATCGGCTCTGGGAGGAGCTGCGGCGGGGAACCGACCCGGGGGAAGACGCCGGAACAGGCTAA